The DNA window GGTGCAGGAGTAGTAGACCTAGGGCAAAGAACGAAAAAAAAAGGAACAAGACGAAGAGAggatgaaatatttgaaaatatgaCAACAATTAAAGGGAATAAGGGGGAacagagggaaaagaagaaatgttagagagagaaagtgatTTTTAACCGAGCGGTaacaatgataattttttttttgaaaaaagtcaacTGACACAACCTTACACAGCCTTACACATTCTTACACATGTCTGACATGCATGCAGAGTGACTTGCAGAGCCGTCAGTGAATATAtcgtgccacgtcatcattttgCCAAAATATCGGCGAGAAATGGGCTCTGGGGGTTTACGTGCAGCCGTCACAAAgattagggggtttactgatcgtttttttttatcaggggatTTATCGTAAGATACCCATAAAGTCAgggtccgtgggtgattattagcctaaaaAAGAGTATAAAATTAGTTGAAAATCACTATATAGAAAATATCTctaataaatatgtttttaaaagaaaaaccataaaatatttaactctCTACGAGAAGCAACCTAAAAGAGTttagaattaacttatattacTCACATCACACACATCTTTTCTCCTTATTatcattgtgtgttcggttctTTTTTACAATTGTAAAAGATTAATATGATATCTATAATGAGTAATTTGTAATGGCATTTAGAGtgttaatcctaattggattattatttctgaaaattgttcaaaatagcttaataaataaaaagtacaattttatatttggcaaaaaaaaaaagtacaattgtGAAGCAAACTATAAAAGGCGCGtaaatcaattttaaagaatcggaggtttattttctaTTACTTCAAACCGACCTCCCTTTATTCTTATATCCAAACACacctcttcttcttcctccagAAATCCCTAAATttcattaaacaaaaaatacaaagcAGTCTTTGCAATTATCTAATGGCGGCCACAGAAAAACGCTGCCACTACGAGGTATTAGGTCTATCCCGAGACTCTACACCAGAAGAAATTCGAGCTGCATACAAAAAGCTAGCTCTCCAGCGCCACCCCGACAAGCTCGTAAAATCCGGCTTAAGCCAAGCCGAAGCCACAGCTCAATTTCAAGAGCTATCTCAAGCTTATGAAATCCTCTCCGACCCTAAAGAACGCACGTGGTACGATTCTCATCGATCTCAAATCCTTTTCTCTAAACCTAACGACGTCAATTCGTCCGTTCCTATCCCTAATTTATTCTCGTTTTTTTCTAACACCGTCTATTTTGGTTATACTGATACTGGTAAAGGCTTTTACAAGGTTTATAGTGATGTTTTTAGCAAGATTTATGCTAATGAGGTTAGCTATTGTAAgaaattagggttagggttagatAATGTTAAGGAGATGCCTGTGATGGGAAATTTGGAGAGTCCTTATGAGCAAGTTACAGCTTTTTATAACTATTGGTTGGGGTTTGCTACTGTGATGGATTTTTGTTGGGCTGATCAGTATGATGCTATGGCCGGTGTGAACCGGAAATCGAGGAGGGTTATGGAGGATGAGAATAAGAAGGTGAGGAAAAAGGCGAAGAGAGAGTTTAATGAGACGGTGAGAGGGTTGGCGGAGTTTGTTAAGAAGAGAGATAAGCGAGTTATTGATATGATGGTTAAGAGGAATGCTGagatggagaagaagaaagcGGAGGAGAGAGAGCGGAAGAAGAAGTTGGAGAGAGAGAGGATGGAGAGAGCACGTGCCTATGAGGAACCAGAGTGGGCCAGAGCTGATGAGGATGTTGGGGAGGTTGATGGATTTGAGGAGGAGGAAGAAACGGAGAATAAGAAGGGAAATGGTGATAAAGAACTGTATTGTGTTGTGTGCGGGAAGAAATTTAAGAGTGAGAAGCAATGGAAGAATCATGAGCAGTCGAAGAAGCATAAAGAAAAGGTGGCTGAATTGAAGGACGCATATGGGCATGAAGATGAGGAGGAAGAAACTGAAGAAGAAGCTGATTTTGGTGGGGGTGATGAAGATAATGATCAAGGTACAGTTCTTGATACTGATGAGTTAGAGGAGAGGTTCAAAGAGGGTGTTAGAATATCAGGGGACGAGAATGGGGTTGATAATCATGAGTTGAGTGATGAGGAAGATGGATTCTTTGATGTTGAGGATGTTGATGAGGTTGAAGGATCTAATGTGGGAAATGAGAATGACGATGAGCATGAAGGTGAGGATGTTGATGAGGTTGAAGAATCTATTGTTGGAAATGAGAATGGTGGTGAACATGAAGGCGAGGGTGATGATTGGGAAATGAGTGTACTTAAAGCAATGTTAAGTGGGCATAAGAGTCGGAAAAGTAGGAGATCAAGGCAAGTGGATGAGGATATTCCAATGGAAGTTCCCGTCGAGGATGTAAATGAGGAGCCAGTGGTTATGGAGTACAATAATCGAAAGACTAGACGGAGGAAAAGCAAGAAAGATGGTAATAAGAGCAATGGTGGTTTTCCTGCAAAGGGTGATTGCGACGAAAAGAGTCCAGATGATGAAATTAACAGACTTGATGTTGACAAACAAATGGAGGAGTCTCCTCCTGATTCTTTGGCCGAAAACAAGAGTGATGATCAAAGCAACCACCAATTGAGGAAGAACCATAATAGTGACCAGCCAGTTGGCAGTAAAGGGGACACAAAGAAGGAATCCAAAAGCAAGTCTAAGAACTCCAAAGGAAAGAAAGGAAAGGTATGGATCTTATAACTCAGCTTCTGTTTGGTTACCTGAATTTTGCTTGTCCTGtaattttttctctctttcGAATTCTCACATCTAGAATCTTTCTTATATATCGGTGCTTGAACATTATGTTTAAGCTTTAAAAACTTCAGATGCATTTCATACTATCTACAAAAAAACAAGGAAATTCTTTAGATCTTACACCACTTGTTCATGTCTAAAATCTTAAGAGTCTGAAGAGTCTGGTGGCTTTCGCTTTATGCTGTTGATAAAGTTAAGATTTTGATTTTTCTGAAGAGTCTTCATTGCTTGTGTTCTTAATAAAATTGGACAAGACATTACAATAAAATTCACCTTCACCGCATTGTGACTAGACGCTTGTtagtaatatataatttacttgGTTCCATTCTAAAGGCCAGACTACTTTAGGGGTGCTTCTACCTATCATATGGTTCAATCTAGCCACAATTCTGTATCCACGGTAAAGGTTCCAATGCCCATATATCGTGgtggaaaaaaaagtgtaatttTTTATGTCTGTCCGTGAAAGTGATGCTAGACATACTGTTACAACTTACAATGCTTGAGAAGCTGAAGGAGCTGTAGGGGAGGAAATTAGGAAGTGAAACTTTGTGTTCCTGTGTTACATGATGTACTTTCTAAGCTATTTGGCCTGTTGGCTTGTTACTTCACTCTAAGGAGactgttttttttatctattgaGAATCTGAGATGCTAATTAGCCATATCACTCATAGTTCAAAATGTCAAAGAAATCTTTAGCTATAGATAGGGACTGAACCAACAGAGAGGGAGGAGGGAAGCGAGAGGCCAGTCATCGACTGTCTTCGGTTTTCCCTATCCTTTCCGGCATTATATTCTACTTTATTCATCTCACCCCACCCTCTTTACCGGCATTTTCTTTCTCCCCTGCCCTTCTCCCTTTATtttctggttccgccactggcTTTAAATGCTCATGTGAATTCAACCATCTTGTTTGTTTGTATAATTGAACTATGTTCTTCCACAGGCAACAATCAAGTATTCTGGGAATTTATGTGAGAAATGCGGAGAGGAATTCGAATCAAGGTATTCTCATTTTCTTATATTCTTTCCAAGTTAATTGCTTTATTTTTTCCTCATAATATTCCTCTGAACTTCTTTAGAAGAAATGCTTATCTTATTCCTTTCCCATTGTAGGACGAAATTACATAAACACTTGATCGACACAGGTCATGCTTTACCGAAATTCTGATGAGATTTGGCCTTGGCCTAAGCAATAATACTTTATTACCCAAAAAAGACGGTAACAAGATACATGTATATCAACCTGTCGAAGCTGTGTGCGAGCAGTCTGCTATTCATTCTGAAGCAAGAGGCAGTCTCCATTTTTGCCAGCATTTGTTTTCAACTTGTGAATGTTCTGCATCAGTGTGAGAAGATGGGATAACCCAGAGTTGTGCTCGTATTGCAACCTGTATGTCAATTTTGAGGAGTGAATAAACAGTCCa is part of the Mercurialis annua linkage group LG3, ddMerAnnu1.2, whole genome shotgun sequence genome and encodes:
- the LOC126673626 gene encoding DNAJ protein JJJ1 homolog, translating into MAATEKRCHYEVLGLSRDSTPEEIRAAYKKLALQRHPDKLVKSGLSQAEATAQFQELSQAYEILSDPKERTWYDSHRSQILFSKPNDVNSSVPIPNLFSFFSNTVYFGYTDTGKGFYKVYSDVFSKIYANEVSYCKKLGLGLDNVKEMPVMGNLESPYEQVTAFYNYWLGFATVMDFCWADQYDAMAGVNRKSRRVMEDENKKVRKKAKREFNETVRGLAEFVKKRDKRVIDMMVKRNAEMEKKKAEERERKKKLERERMERARAYEEPEWARADEDVGEVDGFEEEEETENKKGNGDKELYCVVCGKKFKSEKQWKNHEQSKKHKEKVAELKDAYGHEDEEEETEEEADFGGGDEDNDQGTVLDTDELEERFKEGVRISGDENGVDNHELSDEEDGFFDVEDVDEVEGSNVGNENDDEHEGEDVDEVEESIVGNENGGEHEGEGDDWEMSVLKAMLSGHKSRKSRRSRQVDEDIPMEVPVEDVNEEPVVMEYNNRKTRRRKSKKDGNKSNGGFPAKGDCDEKSPDDEINRLDVDKQMEESPPDSLAENKSDDQSNHQLRKNHNSDQPVGSKGDTKKESKSKSKNSKGKKGKATIKYSGNLCEKCGEEFESRTKLHKHLIDTGHALPKF